The genomic interval GACCCGGGCCGTGGAGTACGCCAAATGACGTTTCGTGCCGTCGGACTCACGATCGTGCTCGCGCTGAGCTTTGCCGCCCCGGCGCTCTCGGCCGAGTCCATTGGTGAGCCGCCGAAGATCGGTGACAAGGTCCGGATCGACTTCGTCAGGCGGGTGAAGGGCGAGCGGGACTCGATCCTGCGCGAAGCCCAGATGACGGGACGCCTTGCGGCCATGGATTCTCTCTCGTGGCGGATCGAATACTGGGCGATCGACATGGAAGCGAGCGACCCGGCCCTCACCCAGGACATCCCGCTCGAGAGCATGGAACGGCTCCGCATTCGCAGCGGTCGGTCGTCTGGGAAGTCGATGATCATCGGCGGCATCCTGGGTCTCGCTGCAGGCGCGCTGATCGCCGTTGCCTTGAACAATGACCCTGACGAGGAGGACCTGAGCGGGGATCCTCCGGTACCGGCATGGCTGGCCATTCCGGCGGGCATCGGAGTCGGAGTCGCGATCGGCGCCACCGGAACGGCCGATGTCTGGCGCGACTATCCGGTGAGCCGGGTCTTCGCCGCTTCGGCCTCGCGGGTGGAACCGTGACGTCTCGGTCGCGCGGCCCACATCAGGAGATCCCTTGCTGAACGTTCTGTTCATTGCCGATGTGATCGGCTCGCCCGGCCGCGACGTGGTGCAGGCGCTGCTGCCGGCATTGCGCCGGCGTCACGAGATCGGACTGGTGGTGTGCAACGGCGAGAACTCGGCCGGCGGCTTCGGGCTCACCCGCGACTCCGCGTCCGCCTTGTTCGACGCCGGAGTGGACGTGCTCACCGGCGGCAACCACCTCTGGGACCGCAAGGACAGCATCGCCTACCTGGCGAGCGAGGAGCGGCTGGTGCGCCCCGCGAACCTCCCGGCCGGAACTCCAGGCCAGGGCAGTCGCGTGTTCGTCGCCGAGGACGGCACCCCGGTCGGCGTCGTCAATCTGCTCGGGCGCGTCTTCATGAGGGAGATCGACTGCCCGTTCCGCAGCGCCGACGCCGCGATCACGACACTCCAGGGCAAGTGCCGCGCAATCCTCGTCGACTTCCACGCCGAGACGACGGCCGAGAAGATGGCGATGGGCTGGCATCTCGACGGCCGCGTGAGCGCCGTGCTCGGCACGCACACCCACGTGCAGACCGCCGACGATCGCGTGCTCCCCAAGGGGACCGCCTACCTGAGCGATGCCGGCATGACCGGCGGCTTCGACTCGGTGATCGGTATGGACCGGGTCGCGGCCTTGCGTCGATTCCTCACACTGCTGCCCGAGCGCCTGAATCCCGCGGCCGGCGACCTGCGATTGAACGGCGCGCTGGTGCGCATCGATCCTGCCACCGGTCGCGCGCAGTCGATCCAGAGGATCGAGCTGCCTTACCAACGCCCGGAGAGCGGCAGCAGCGGCGCGCGAAGGCTCGGCGGGAAGGAGCCGGCGGAAGCCGCGCGCGCCGCGGCGGCACGCCGGGTGGTGGAGCTGCGCGGTGCTTCGGTCGTGCCCACGCTGGCGCTGGTCTCGGTGGGCGAAGACCCGGCCTCGCAGATCTATCTGAAGAGAAAGACGGAGGCGTGCGCCGAAGCAGGCATCGAAGCTCGGCGCGTCACGATCGCGGCCGGCACCGACACGCAAGGCGTGATCGACCGCGTGCGCGCGCTCGGCGACGACCCCGCCGTTCACGGCATCCTGGTCCAGCTGCCGCTTGCGCCGCCCGCCGATGGTCAAGCCGTGCTCGAGGCAGTGCCGCCACACAAAGATGTCGACGGCTTCCATCCGATCAACGCAGGAAGACTCGCCGCGGGCCTGCCGGGCTTCATCCCCGCGACTCCGAAAGGCATCCTCGAGCTGCTGCGCTACCACCAGGTGCCACTGGCCGGAAAGCACGCGGTCGTGCTCGGCCGCAGCAACATCGTGGGCCGGCCGATGGCCACGCTGCTCTCCACCAAGGGCGTCGACATGACGGTCACCGTCGGCCACAGCGCGAGCGGCCCCGTGCTGCGCGAGCTCGCGAGGCAGGCCGATCTGCTGATCTGCGCCATCGGCAAGCCGGAGATGGTGACCGGCGACTGGATCAAGCCCGGCGCCATCGTGGTGGACGTCGGCATCCACCGCGTGCCCACCGCGAAAGGCACGCGCATGACCGGCGACGTCGATGTCGCCACCGTCGCTCCCGTGGCCTCGGCGCTGACCCCGGTTCCCGGGGGAGTCGGTCCGATGACGGTCGCGATGGTCGTGGTCAGCACCGTGCTCGCCGCCGAGCGCCAGATGGCCGGAGTCAAAGTTTAGGGACGGGAGCCGGGCCTGGCGGGGTAATATCCTGGCGGGGAGGGCGGACTAGGACTCGCTCGCCGCTGGCCGCCGCCGCAGCGTGATAACCTGCGCGCATGGCCACCGTACCCGCCTCGCGCGAGCGCATCCTCACCGTCAGCCAGGTCACCCGGCAGATCAAGGAAGCCCTCGAGGGCTTCTTTCCGGGCCAGTGGGTGCGCGGCGAGATCAGCGGCTGGAAGAAAGCGGTCACCGGGCATTACTACTTCTGTCTCCGTGACCGGAACGCCCAGCTCGACTGCTTTCTCCACTCCAAGCTGGTCGCGAAGCTGAAGTTTCCTCCGCGCGACGGCATGGCGGTCGACGCTTACGGCCGAGTCGAGGTGTGGGAGGCGCGCGGCCGGTATCAGCTCGTGGTCGAGGCTCTACGCCCGGCGGGAATGGGCGAGCGCCTGGTGGCGCTCGAAGCGCTCCGGCAGCGCCTGCAGGCCGAGGGTCTCTTCGACCAGTCGCGCAAGCGTCCGTTGCCGGCTTATCCGCGCCGCATCGGACTCGTCACCTCGCCGGTCGGCGCGGCGGTCCGCGACCTGGTGCACGTGCTCCGCGCCCGCTGGCCTTCGATCGGGATCGTGCTGGCCCCGGTCCGCGTGCAGGGGGAAGGCGCGGCAATCGACATCGCCGACGCCATCCGGCGCTTCAACCACTACGGCAGCGTCGACCTGTTGATTGTGGGACGCGGCGGCGGCTCGCTCGAGGATTTGTGGGCGTTCAACGAAGAACCCGTCGTGCGGGCGATCGTCGGCTCGAAGCTGCCCGTCATCACCGGCGTTGGCCACGAGTCGGACGTCACGCTCGCCGACCTCGCCGCCGACGTGCGCGGCGCTACGCCCTCGAACGCCGCGGAGCGCGCGGTCAAGGACTGGCGCGAAGTCGCTCACCGCGTCGAGGCGCTCCGTGATCGGCTCGACCGGCAGATGCGGCAGAGCCTCCAATGGCGAAGGCAGCAGCTCGATCACCTGCTCGAGAAGTACGCCTTCAAGAATCTCCACGAGGTGTTCGGGGTGTGGCGTCGCAGTATTGCCGACTCCCTGGCCCGGATGCGCGGCTCGATGCGGCACGCCATCGATCTCCGCCGCCGGCGGCTGGAGAACGCGGGCGCCGCGTACGGGCTGCGCGAGTGGCCTCGGCAGCTCGCATCGCGACGCGAGGAGATCGCGCGGCTCGGCGAGCGGCTCACCGACGCGATGCAGGCCCGGCTCGACGCATGGGCGACGCGCGCGCGCGGCTACGAGGACCGTTTGCGGGCGCTGTCCCCGCGGCTGGTCATGGAACGGGGTTATTGCCTGGCGCGAGGTCCCGACGGTAGGCTGCTGCGCACCGTCGAGGGTCTCGCGGTAGGCGATCCGCTGCAGATCGAATTCGCCCGCGGTGACGTCGACGCGCGAGTCGAGGCGGTGCGCACGGGAGAGGATCATGGCCAATAAGAAGCCTTCGCCACAGGGCGCCGAAGCCCAGGAGTCGCAAGGCTTCGAAACATCGCTCGAGCGGCTCGAGGTCATCGTCCAGGAGCTCGAGGGGGGACAGCTGACGCTCGAGGAATCGCTGGCGCGCTACGAAGAAGGCGTGCGGCTGTCCAAGCGGCTGACGCAGAGCCTCGACCGGGCCGAGGAGCGCATCGAGCGGCTGAACGGCGAGGACGCGCCCCCGGGAACCCATCCGGTGGACGCCGCGGAAGAGGAGCGTCTGCGCGGAACACGCCCCGAGGAGGGCGAGCTTCAGTTTTGAGCCGCGCGCCCGTCATGGCCGACACGGAGCTCGCTTCAGGAAGCCGGGATCCCTTCGCCGCGCGCCGAGCCGCGTTCGAGCGTTACTTCGCGCGCGCGCTCGACCGTCGCTGCCGCGCTCCGGGAGCACTGGGCGAAGCGATCCGCTACGCCGCGCTCTCGCCCGGCAAGCGCATCCGGCCTTTGTTCGCGCTGGCGAGCTGCGAGGCCGCGGGAGGGACGTGGCGCAAAGCACTTCCGGCCGCGGCGGCGCTCGAGGCGATCCACGCCTTCTCGCTGGTGCACGACGATCTTCCCGCCATGGACGACGACGACTATCGCCGGGGACTGCTCACCACTCACAAGAAGTTCGGCGAGGCCACCGCGATCCTCGCGGGCGACGCGCTGGTCGCGTTCGCCTTCCAGGAGCTGGTCGAGCTGCGGCGCTTCGTGAACGCCTCTCGGGTCAGCGACGCGGTGCGCCGTCTCGCCACCGCGAGCGGGGGCGAGGAGCTGATCGCCGGCCAGGCGCTCGACATCGCGGCCGAGGGACGCGAAGTGGAGGAGGAGGATGTGCGCGAGATCCATCTGCGCAAGACCGGGGCGCTCTTCGCGTGCGCGATGGCGCTCGGCGGGATCGCCGGGGGCGCGCGCAAGGACACCGTCGATGCGCTCGAGCAGTCGGGCCGCCACCTCGGGCTCGCCTTCCAGATCCACGACGACCTGCTCAACGCAGGCGCCGGACTCGCGCAGCTCGGCAAGCGTGGCGGCACCGACGCGGCGCGCGGCAAGGCCACCTATCCGAAGGTGATCGGCAGCCAGCGATCGCGCCTGCGCGCCGAAGCGCACCTTGACCTGGCGCGATCGATCCTGGAGGAATACCGTCTGTTCTCGCCCGGCCTGCAAGGCTTGCTGGGCGCCATGGCCGCGCGCGAGCGCTGACCGGCTTCAAGGAGGAAGAGGTGGAGGCAGCCGCGCTCGCACTCGCCGTCGGGTTCCTGATCCAGGCGTTCAAGGGCGTCGCCGTGTTCGTCCGCAAACGCCACTGGAATCTGCGGCGCTTCGTCGAGACCGGAGGCATGCCCAGCTCGCACGCCGCCTCGGTTTCCGCGCTGACGACGGAAGTCGCGTTTCGCGAGGGTGTTGGATCGGTGCTGTTCGGCGTGACGCTGTATTTCAGCCTGGTCGTTATGTATGATGCTGCAGGCCTGCGGCGCGCCGCCGGCCGCCATGCGACCGTGCTCAACCGCATGATCGACCAGCACTGGAAAGACCCCGAGCAGGAGACTCAAAAGCTGATGGAGCTGCTGGGCCACACGCCCCTCGAGGTGGCGGTGGGGGCCCTGATCGGAGTTTCCGCCTCGCTGCTGTGGCACTGGATCCGGTGAGCCTGCTCGAGCGCATTCACTCGCCCGCGGATCTTCGCGCGCTCACGCGCGATGAGATCGACGGCCTCGCCGCCGAGATCCGGCACGCCATCATCCAGACCGTGGCCCGGCGCGCCGGCCACCTGGCCCCGAATCTCGGCGTGGTCGAGCTGACGCTCGCGCTCCACCGGGTGTTCGACTCGCCGCGCGACAAGATCATCTTCGACGTCGGCCACCAGAGCTACCCGCACAAGCTGGTGACCGGGCGTTACGAGCGCTTCGACACGCTGCGCTCGCTGGACGGCATCGCCGGCTATCCGGTGCGCTCGGAGAGCGAGCACGATCCCTTCGGCACCTGCCACGGCAGCACCTCGCTGTCGGCCGCGCTCGGCTTCGCGGTGGCTCGCGACCTCCAGAAGCAGGATCACCACGTGATCGCGGTGATCGGGGACGGCGCGCTCACCGGCGGCATGGCGTTCGAGGGGCTCAACAACATCGGCGAGCTCAGGAAACGCGTGATCGTCATCCTCAACGACAACGAGTGGAGCATCTCGCCCAACATCGGCGCGATCACCCGCTACCTCACCAAGCTCACGACCAGCCGGCTGTATCGCGCATTCGAGCGCGACGTCTACGAGCTGCTCGGCAAGCTGCCCAAGGGGCTGCGCGCCCAGGAAGGCGCGCGACGCGTCAAGGAAGGCCTGCAGAACCTGGTGGTGCCGGGCATCCTGTTCGAGGAGCTCGGACTCAAGTACTTCGGGCCGATCGACGGCCACGATCTCGACGTGCTCGAGGAGACGCTCAGCGACCTCAAGCGCTTCGAAGGCCCGGTGCTGCTCCACGTGGTGACCTGCAAGGGCAAGGGGTATGGCCCGGCCGAGAGCGATGCCGGGACCTTCCACGGCGTCGGCGTGTTCGACCCCGAGAGCGGCACGGCCGCCAAGAGCACGAAGAAGACCTATACGCACGTCTTTGGCGAGACCGCGGTCGAAATCGCCGAGCGGCTGCCAGAGGCGGTGGCGGTCACCGCGGCGATGACCGACAACACCGGGCTCAAGACCTTCGCCAAGAAGTTTCCCGAGCGATTCTTCGACGTCGGCATGGCCGAGGAGCACGGCGTGACCTTCTCGGCCGGTCTCGCCGCCGCCGGCATGCTGCCGCTCTGCACCATCTACTCCACGTTCCTGCAGCGCGCCTTCGACCAGATCATCCACGACGTCGCGGTGCAGGACCTGCACGTCGTCCTGTGCGTGGACCGCGCCGGCATCGTGGGCGAGGACGGCGCGCCGCAGCACGGGGCGTTCGACGTCGGCTACCTGCGCATGATCCCGGGCATGATCCTCATGGCCCCCAAGAACGGCGAGGAGCTGCGCGACATGCTGTGGACCGCGACGCGCGTCGAGAAGCGCTGTGTCGCGGTGCGCTACCCGCGGGCCAACATCCCCGAGGAATCCCTGCCGGTCCGCGAGCCCACCTTCCTCGAGATCGGCGTATCGGAACAGCTGCGCGCCGGCGGCGACGTCGCCATCCTGGCGCTCGGCACCATGGTGCTGCCGGCGCTCGCCGCGGCCGAGAAGCTGGCGGCCGAGGGGGTCTCGGCGACGGTGGTGAACGCGCGCTTCGTGTCCCCGCTCGACGAGCGGGCGATCCTCGGGCTGGCGCGATCGGTAGGCCGCCTCGTCACCGTGGAGGAAAACGTGCCGATGGGCGGATTCGGGAGCGCGGTCAGCGAGTGCCTCGGACGCCACGAGGTGTCCGCCACGCCGCTGCTCCGGCTCGCGCTGCCGGAGACGTTCGTGCCGCACGGCAAGCGCGACGAGCTGCTCAAGATCGTCGGCCTCGACGCTCCTTCCATCGCGACGCGCGTGCTCGATTGGGTCAAGGCCCAGCAAGGACAGGACACCCACCAGCGGCAGTTCTCATGAGCCGCGCGGGCCGCCGCGTGGGCATCCTGGGCCACACGGGAAGGCCACCGGTGCAGAAGGCCGCGCGCCGCCTGACCGAAGCGCTGGTCGCGCAGGGCCACCGGGTGGCGATTGACGAGCTCCTCGCCAAGGAGATGAAGCTTCCCGGCGTCGCGCTCGAGAAGATCGCCGCCGATTGTCACCTGCTGATCTCGCTCGGGGGAGACGGCACCGCTCTCAAGGGCGCGCGCGCGCTGGTCGGGCGCAAGGGCGCGCTGCTGCCGGTCAACTTCGGCGGACTCGGATTTCTCACCGTCGCCGAGGAGCTCGACGTCGAGGACGCGGTGCGTTTGGCGCTCGTCGGCCGGTGGAAGACGGTGGAGCGCCGTCCGGTCGAGGCGGTGGTGACACGCCGGGGCAAGCGGCTGAAGTCCGGGCTCGGCATGAACGACGCCGTCCTCAAGACCAGCGGCGGCTACTCCGCGCTGCACATGCGCCTCCACGCGCTCGGCAGCGATCTCGGTCACCTGGTCGCCGACGGCCTGATCGCCGCGACCGCGGCCGGGTCGACCGCGTACTCGCTCTCGGCCGGCGGACCCGTGGTATCGCGCGGATTGGAGTCCCTGGTGGTCACGCCGGTGTGCGCGCACACGCTCGGCAGCCGCTCGTTGGTGCTGGCCGGCGACGACGCGCTGAAGGTCAAGGTGATCGGCACCTCGGATCACGCCATGCTGCTGATCGACGGTCAGGAATCGATCCCGCTTCAGGCCGGGGATCAAGTGACGATGACGCTCGCCGACCAGGTGGTGCGGATCTTCGAAAACCCCGAGCAGCCGCTGGCCCGCGCGCTGCAGGCCAAGCTGGGGTGGCAGGGGAGCGAGCGCCGGAGCCTGGTCTGATGCTCGAGCGCCTGTCGATCCGCAACCTGGCACTGGTGGAGCATGCGGAGCTGACGCTCGGTCCCGGGCTCAACGCGCTGACGGGCGAAACCGGCGCGGGCAAGACCCTCGTGGTCCAGGCGGTCGAGCTGATCGTCGGCGGGCGAGCCGATCCGGACACGATCCGCGCGGGCGCCAAGAGCGCCACCGTCGAAGCCGAGTTCCGTCTGGCGGGAGAGACCGCCGCCCGCGTGGCCACGCTGCTCGACGAGTGGGGCCTCGAGTTCGACGGCGAAGCGCTGGTCGTTCGCCGCGAAGTGAGCGAATCGGGCCGCGGCCGGGCGACCGTCAACCAGTCGCCGGTCACGGTGGCTTCGCTCAAGCGGCTGGGCGAGTTGCTGGCCGACCTTCATGGACAGCACGAACACCAGAGTCTGCTCCGTCCCGAGGCAGGCCTCTTGACGCTGGATCGCCTCGCCGGCCTCGAGCAGGAGCGCGAAGCCTTTGGCGAGCGGCTGGCGGCGTGGCGGGAGGCCGAGCGGGATCGCCACCAGCTCGAGACGCAGCTCGCCACCTTCGCCGAGCGCAGCGACTACCTGAGGCACGCCGCGCGCGAGCTGGCCGAGGCCAGGCTGGTCGAAGGCGAGGAAGAGCGGCTCGCGAACGAAGCGGCCCGGCTCCAGCACAGAGACCGCTTGCGCACCCTGGTCACGCAGGCGCTGGAGCAGCTCTCCGATGCGGAACCATCGGCCACCACGCTGCTCGGCGCCGCGTCCCATGCGCTCGAGCAGGCGGCGGCGCTCGACAGCACGCTCGGCGACACGCTTCCCGGTGTGCGCGAGGCGTCGATTGCCGCGAGCGAGTCGGCTCGCGCGCTGACGTCCTATCTCGATCATCTCGAGGCCGATCCCGAACGGCTCGAGGCCATCGAGAGCCGGCGCGACCTCATCGCCCGGCTCACGCGCAAGTACCGCCGGGCGGTGCCGGAGCTGCTGGCGTGGCAGTCGGAGATCGAGCGCGAGCTGGAGACCGGCGACGACGCCGACCGGGCGCTCGAGTCCGCGGCGGCGCGCGTGCGCGATGCCGAGCGCGCTTGCGGCGAGGCCGGCGCCCAGCTGTCGAAAGAGCGGGCCGAAGCGGCCGCCGAGTGGGGACCGAGGATCAGTCGTGAGCTCCGCCCCCTGGGCCTTCAGAGCGCGCGGCTCGACTTCCGGGTGGAGGCCGCGCCGCCGGCCGCGGCCTCGCCCCTTGGCCTCGACCAGGTGACGCTGCGCTTCATGCCCAATCCCGGCGAGCCGGCGCGGCCGCTGGCGAAGATCGCCTCCGGCGGCGAGCTGTCGCGCGTGATGCTGGCGCTCAAGGTCGCGCTCGAAGCCCGCGACCGCGTTGATCTGCTGATCTTCGACGAAGTAGATTCGGGCATCGGTGGCGCGGTGGCCCAGGCGGTTGGAGAGCGTCTGCGGCGGCTCGCGCGGCACCGCCAGGTCGTGTGCGTCACCCATTTGCCCATGATCGCCGCGCTTGCGCATCACCAATGGAGCGTGGCGAAGCAGGCGAGCGGCGGACGAACCACGGTGAAGGTGGAGCCCGTCGAGGGCCCGCGACGAGTCGCGGAGCTCGCGCGCATGCTGGCCGGCGAGCGGGCCACCGAGACCACCCGGCGCCAGGCTCGAGAGCTGCTCGAGGGCGCGGAATCCGGAGCAACCCGGCGATGATCGTTCCGACCAAGTCCGAGTTCGCGACCCTCGCCCGGAGCGGCAAGCTGGTGCCGATCTACCGCGAGGTGTTCGCCGATCTCGACACGCCGGTGTCGGCCTTCCGCAAGATCGACGAAGGTCCCTATTCGTTCCTGCTCGAGAGCGTCGAAGGCGGCGAGAAGTGGGGGCGCTACTCGCTGCTCGGCAGCCGGCCGTCGAAGGTGTTCATCGCCCGCGACGGGCGCGCCGAGCTGCTCGAGCGCGGCCGCACCACGCCGCTCGACGGTCCGCCGCTCGAGGCGCTCGCCACGTTGCTCAAGCAGCACCAGGCGGTGGCCCTGCCGGGATTGCCGCGCTTCTGCGGCGGCGCGGTCGGCTATCTCGGCTACGACGCGATCCGGTGGTTCGAGAAGCTTCCGAGCCGCACCATCGATGACGTGCCGCTGGACGATGCCATCTTCCTGTTCGGCGACGTGGTCACGGTCTTCGACAACCTGACCCACACACTCAAGGTGGTCAGCCACGCGCGCGGAGGCGACGACCCGGGAGCGGCCTACGAGGCGGCGGCCGAGCGCATCGAGTCCGAGGTCGAGCGCCTGCGCCGCGCCCTGCCGTGGGACGAGCCGGTCGCCGGCGCCGAAGCGCCCGAGCCCGTGTCCACGACCACGCGCGAGGAGTTCTTGAAAGCGGTCGAGCGCGCCAAGGAGCACATCCGCGCCGGCGACGCCTTCCAGATCGTGCTCAGCCACCGCATGAGCGTTCCGGTGCAGC from Candidatus Eisenbacteria bacterium carries:
- the recN gene encoding DNA repair protein RecN, whose translation is MLERLSIRNLALVEHAELTLGPGLNALTGETGAGKTLVVQAVELIVGGRADPDTIRAGAKSATVEAEFRLAGETAARVATLLDEWGLEFDGEALVVRREVSESGRGRATVNQSPVTVASLKRLGELLADLHGQHEHQSLLRPEAGLLTLDRLAGLEQEREAFGERLAAWREAERDRHQLETQLATFAERSDYLRHAARELAEARLVEGEEERLANEAARLQHRDRLRTLVTQALEQLSDAEPSATTLLGAASHALEQAAALDSTLGDTLPGVREASIAASESARALTSYLDHLEADPERLEAIESRRDLIARLTRKYRRAVPELLAWQSEIERELETGDDADRALESAAARVRDAERACGEAGAQLSKERAEAAAEWGPRISRELRPLGLQSARLDFRVEAAPPAAASPLGLDQVTLRFMPNPGEPARPLAKIASGGELSRVMLALKVALEARDRVDLLIFDEVDSGIGGAVAQAVGERLRRLARHRQVVCVTHLPMIAALAHHQWSVAKQASGGRTTVKVEPVEGPRRVAELARMLAGERATETTRRQARELLEGAESGATRR
- a CDS encoding TIGR00282 family metallophosphoesterase translates to MLNVLFIADVIGSPGRDVVQALLPALRRRHEIGLVVCNGENSAGGFGLTRDSASALFDAGVDVLTGGNHLWDRKDSIAYLASEERLVRPANLPAGTPGQGSRVFVAEDGTPVGVVNLLGRVFMREIDCPFRSADAAITTLQGKCRAILVDFHAETTAEKMAMGWHLDGRVSAVLGTHTHVQTADDRVLPKGTAYLSDAGMTGGFDSVIGMDRVAALRRFLTLLPERLNPAAGDLRLNGALVRIDPATGRAQSIQRIELPYQRPESGSSGARRLGGKEPAEAARAAAARRVVELRGASVVPTLALVSVGEDPASQIYLKRKTEACAEAGIEARRVTIAAGTDTQGVIDRVRALGDDPAVHGILVQLPLAPPADGQAVLEAVPPHKDVDGFHPINAGRLAAGLPGFIPATPKGILELLRYHQVPLAGKHAVVLGRSNIVGRPMATLLSTKGVDMTVTVGHSASGPVLRELARQADLLICAIGKPEMVTGDWIKPGAIVVDVGIHRVPTAKGTRMTGDVDVATVAPVASALTPVPGGVGPMTVAMVVVSTVLAAERQMAGVKV
- a CDS encoding farnesyl diphosphate synthase, which encodes MSRAPVMADTELASGSRDPFAARRAAFERYFARALDRRCRAPGALGEAIRYAALSPGKRIRPLFALASCEAAGGTWRKALPAAAALEAIHAFSLVHDDLPAMDDDDYRRGLLTTHKKFGEATAILAGDALVAFAFQELVELRRFVNASRVSDAVRRLATASGGEELIAGQALDIAAEGREVEEEDVREIHLRKTGALFACAMALGGIAGGARKDTVDALEQSGRHLGLAFQIHDDLLNAGAGLAQLGKRGGTDAARGKATYPKVIGSQRSRLRAEAHLDLARSILEEYRLFSPGLQGLLGAMAARER
- the xseA gene encoding exodeoxyribonuclease VII large subunit → MATVPASRERILTVSQVTRQIKEALEGFFPGQWVRGEISGWKKAVTGHYYFCLRDRNAQLDCFLHSKLVAKLKFPPRDGMAVDAYGRVEVWEARGRYQLVVEALRPAGMGERLVALEALRQRLQAEGLFDQSRKRPLPAYPRRIGLVTSPVGAAVRDLVHVLRARWPSIGIVLAPVRVQGEGAAIDIADAIRRFNHYGSVDLLIVGRGGGSLEDLWAFNEEPVVRAIVGSKLPVITGVGHESDVTLADLAADVRGATPSNAAERAVKDWREVAHRVEALRDRLDRQMRQSLQWRRQQLDHLLEKYAFKNLHEVFGVWRRSIADSLARMRGSMRHAIDLRRRRLENAGAAYGLREWPRQLASRREEIARLGERLTDAMQARLDAWATRARGYEDRLRALSPRLVMERGYCLARGPDGRLLRTVEGLAVGDPLQIEFARGDVDARVEAVRTGEDHGQ
- a CDS encoding divergent PAP2 family protein — translated: MEAAALALAVGFLIQAFKGVAVFVRKRHWNLRRFVETGGMPSSHAASVSALTTEVAFREGVGSVLFGVTLYFSLVVMYDAAGLRRAAGRHATVLNRMIDQHWKDPEQETQKLMELLGHTPLEVAVGALIGVSASLLWHWIR
- the dxs gene encoding 1-deoxy-D-xylulose-5-phosphate synthase, with translation MSLLERIHSPADLRALTRDEIDGLAAEIRHAIIQTVARRAGHLAPNLGVVELTLALHRVFDSPRDKIIFDVGHQSYPHKLVTGRYERFDTLRSLDGIAGYPVRSESEHDPFGTCHGSTSLSAALGFAVARDLQKQDHHVIAVIGDGALTGGMAFEGLNNIGELRKRVIVILNDNEWSISPNIGAITRYLTKLTTSRLYRAFERDVYELLGKLPKGLRAQEGARRVKEGLQNLVVPGILFEELGLKYFGPIDGHDLDVLEETLSDLKRFEGPVLLHVVTCKGKGYGPAESDAGTFHGVGVFDPESGTAAKSTKKTYTHVFGETAVEIAERLPEAVAVTAAMTDNTGLKTFAKKFPERFFDVGMAEEHGVTFSAGLAAAGMLPLCTIYSTFLQRAFDQIIHDVAVQDLHVVLCVDRAGIVGEDGAPQHGAFDVGYLRMIPGMILMAPKNGEELRDMLWTATRVEKRCVAVRYPRANIPEESLPVREPTFLEIGVSEQLRAGGDVAILALGTMVLPALAAAEKLAAEGVSATVVNARFVSPLDERAILGLARSVGRLVTVEENVPMGGFGSAVSECLGRHEVSATPLLRLALPETFVPHGKRDELLKIVGLDAPSIATRVLDWVKAQQGQDTHQRQFS
- a CDS encoding exodeoxyribonuclease VII small subunit, coding for MANKKPSPQGAEAQESQGFETSLERLEVIVQELEGGQLTLEESLARYEEGVRLSKRLTQSLDRAEERIERLNGEDAPPGTHPVDAAEEERLRGTRPEEGELQF
- a CDS encoding NAD(+)/NADH kinase — encoded protein: MSRAGRRVGILGHTGRPPVQKAARRLTEALVAQGHRVAIDELLAKEMKLPGVALEKIAADCHLLISLGGDGTALKGARALVGRKGALLPVNFGGLGFLTVAEELDVEDAVRLALVGRWKTVERRPVEAVVTRRGKRLKSGLGMNDAVLKTSGGYSALHMRLHALGSDLGHLVADGLIAATAAGSTAYSLSAGGPVVSRGLESLVVTPVCAHTLGSRSLVLAGDDALKVKVIGTSDHAMLLIDGQESIPLQAGDQVTMTLADQVVRIFENPEQPLARALQAKLGWQGSERRSLV
- the trpE gene encoding anthranilate synthase component I; this encodes MIVPTKSEFATLARSGKLVPIYREVFADLDTPVSAFRKIDEGPYSFLLESVEGGEKWGRYSLLGSRPSKVFIARDGRAELLERGRTTPLDGPPLEALATLLKQHQAVALPGLPRFCGGAVGYLGYDAIRWFEKLPSRTIDDVPLDDAIFLFGDVVTVFDNLTHTLKVVSHARGGDDPGAAYEAAAERIESEVERLRRALPWDEPVAGAEAPEPVSTTTREEFLKAVERAKEHIRAGDAFQIVLSHRMSVPVQHSPFRAYRALRVANPSPYMYFLKLGGVSLVGSSPEALVRRTDTVVEVRPIAGTRPRGRGADEDRQLEEELRADEKERAEHVMLVDLGRNDVGRVAEYGTVETNEYMKVERYSQVMHLVSNVRGRARSGLEPLDVVRACFPAGTVTGAPKVRAMEIIEDLEPVRRGVYAGAVGHFDYHGNLDLCIAIRTLVYAHGRAYWGAGAGIVADSDPEREWQETLNKGRALWLAVQRAERGDT